GGCGAAACGTTTCATGAAATCCTTCGTCTTGCTAGAACGCTCGTCAGGAGCGGCGCCGGACGGAGCCGGCCGGTGCGGGTTATCAGGGGTCGAGCCGGCGGCCGCAGGACGCGGCCGCCTCGGCATCAGGCGAGAACGCCGGCCTCGACGAGGGCCGAACGCACGGCATCGTGGCAGCGCTCGTCGAGCGCCGTGAGCGGCAGCCGGATACCGCCCTGCATCTTGCCCATCGCCTGCAGCGCCCACTTCACCGGGATCGGGTTCGCCTCGATGAACAGGTTCTTGTGCAGCGACAGCAGCTTCATGTGCAACTCGCGGGCCGTCTGCACGTCGCCGGCAAGCGCCGCGCGGCACAGCTCGCTCATCGCACGCGGTGCGACGTTCGCCGTCACCGAGATGTTGCCGTGGCCGCCGAGCAGCATCAGCGCGATCGCGGTCGGATCGTCGCCGCTGTAGATCGCGAAATGCTTCGGCGCGGCCTTGATCAGGTGCGCGGCGCGATCGATGTTGCCGGTCGCTTCCTTCACGCCGATGATGCCCGGCACTTGCGCGAGGCGCAGCGTCGTCTCGTGCGCCATGTCCGCCACCGTGCGGCCCGGCACGTTGTACAGGATCACCGGCAGGTCGACCGCTTCGGCGATCGCCCGGAAGTGACGGTACATGCCTTCCTGCGTCGGCTTGTTGTAGTACGGCACGACCTGCAGCGTCGCGTCCGCGCCAACAGCCTTCGCGTGCTTCGTCAGCTCGATCGCCTCGGCGGTCGAGTTGCCGCCCGCGCCCGCGATGATCGGGATGCGTTTTGCCGCATGCTCGACCGCCGTGCGGATCATCAGGATGTGCTCTTCGACGTTGAGCGTTGCCGACTCGCCGCTCGTACCGACCACGACGAGCGCATCGGTGCCTTCCGCGATGTGCCAGTCGATCAGTTTGCGAAACGCCGGCAGGTCGAGACTGCCGTCTTCGAGCATCGGGGTGACGATCGCGGGGATGCTGCCGCGGATTTGAATGCCGTCTTGGGTGCCGTTAGCCATGAAACGCGATTGATTGTGTACCGGTAAACGTTGAGATTGTAGCGGATTAGCCGGGCAGTTCGTAACGTGGAATTCCCGCCCCCGCCTTCGGGGTCGCGCCCTCGCGCACTGCGCAGAGACGCTGGACGAACGCCTCGCGCGGCGCGGCGACGAAACCATCCTCGTACGCGACCACCCGCAGGCGGCCGTGCACGGCGTCCAGCAACTCGCCCGGGGCGAGCAGGAACGCGGGGTTGGACGGTTTGCCGACCGTTTCGTTTCCTTGCGCGAAGGTTTCGTAGATGAGCACGCCGCCCGGCGCCACCGCATCAAGCAGATGGGGCCAGAGCGGACGATGCAGATAATGGGTGACGATCACGGCCGAAAAACGCGCACCGGCCGGCAGCGGCCACGGCGCGCCTTCGAGATCGGCGCCGCGGGCATCGACGCCCGGGATCGCGCGCAACGCGGCCAGCGCGGCCGGGTCGCGGTCGAGCGCGACGACCGGATGCCCTTGCGATGCGAACCAGCGCGCATGACGGCCGCCGCCCGCGGCGACGTCAAGCACCGCGCTGCCTGCCGGAACGAGCCGCGACCATTGCGCGACCCAGCGCGACGGCTCGGCCTGTGCGACGTGGCCGCCCGCGGCGGCGATGACGGATTCGCTCATGCAGTCGGGTCAGTTGTACGACAGGCCCATCGCGTCGCGCACGTCGCGCATCGTTTCCGTCGCGTACTTGCGCGCCTTGTCGCAACCGTCCGCCACGATCGCGCGCAGCAGCGACGGATCGTCCATGTACTTCTGCGCGCGCTCGAGCATCGGCTGCTGCTCGCGCAGGATGCCTTCGACAACCGGCTGCTTGCAGTCGAGGCAGCCAATGCCCGCCGAACGGCAGCCCTTCTGCACCCACTCGTGCGTCGCTTCGTCCGTATAGACCTGATGCAGCTGCCACACCGGGCACTTGTCGGGGTCGCCCGGATCGGTGCGGCGCACGCGCGCGGGATCGGTCGGCATCGTGCGGACCTTCTTCGTGATCGTCTCGGCGTCTTCACGCAGGCCGATCGTGTTGCCGTACGACTTCGACATCTTCTGCCCGTCGAGGCCCGGCATCCGGGACGCTTCGGTCAGGAGCGCCTGTGGCTCGACGAGGATGATCTTGCGCGCGCCTTCGAGATAGCCGAACAGGCGTTCGCGATCACTCATCGACAGGCTCTGCGATTCCTGCAGCATCGCGCGCGCCTGTTCGAGCGCCTCGTCCTCGCCTTCCTGCTGATACGCATTGCGCAGCTCGTGATAGAGCTTCGAGCGCTTGCCGCCAAGCTTCTTGGCCGCCTCGAGCGCCTTCTCCTCGAAACCGGGTTCACGGCCGTACAGGTAGTTGAAGCGGCGTGCGATCTCGCGCGTCATCTCGACGTGCGGCACCTGATCCTCGCCGACCGGCACGAGCGAGCCGCGATACAGCAGGATGTCGGCGGCCATCAGCACCGGGTAGCCAAGGAAGCCGTAGGTCGACAGGTCCTTGTCCTTCAGCTTCTCCATCTGCTCCTTGTAGGTCGGCACGCGTTCGAGCCAGCCGAGCGGCGTGCTCATGCCGAGCAGCAATGCGAGCTCGGCATGCTCGGGCACCTTGCTCTGGATGAACAGCGTCGCCTGCGCCGGATCGATGCCGGACGCGAGCCAGTCGATCAGCACATCCCACACGTTCTTCTCGATGACCTCGGGAGTCTCGTAGTGCGTTGTCAGCGCATGCCAGTCGACGACGCAGAAGAAGCACGGGTACTCGGACTGCAGCTTCACCCAGTTTTTCAGCACGCCGTGGTAATGACCGAGGTGCAGCGACCCGGTGGGTCGCATGCCGGAGAAAATACGTTCTGGGAACATGATTGTCGTTAGAAAAGCGAGGCGAATGGAGACAGGATGGCGCTCAGGACGGCGTAGCCGACATTGACGAGCGGGCGCAGCCAGAAGTTCGTCAGCACGCCCGTCGTGACCAGCACGAGGACGATGATGAAGCCGTACGGCTCGATGCGCGACAGCGCGATCGATTGCTTCGGCGGCAGCAGCGCCGCCAGGATGCGGCCGCCGTCGAGCGGCGGCAGCGGAAACAGGTTCAGCACGCCGAGCACGAGGTTCGCGCTGACGCCGGCAAACGCCATCCGCGTGAAGAACGGCTCGTCGATGCCGACGGCGGGCAGCACGAGGGTCAGCATGCCCCAGATCAGCGCCTGCACGAAGTTGCAGGCCGGGCCCGCGAGCGCGACCCACAGGCTGCCCCAGCGCGGATTGCGCAGGTTACCGAACGAAACCGGCACCGGCTTCGCATAGCCGAACAGGAACGCGCCGCCCGTCAGGAAATACATCGCGAGCGGGATCGCGATCGTGCCGATCGGATCGATGTGGCGCATCGGATTGAACGACACGCGCCCCATCACGTAGGCGGTATTGTCGCCGAGCAGGCGGGCGGCATAGCCGTGCGCGGCCTCGTGCAACGTGATCGCGAAGATCACGGGCAGCGCGTAGACGGCGATGGTCTGTATCAGGGAAGCATCCATATCGCGTTATTGTAACAAGCGCACTCGTGCAAAAAATGGAACGGCGCGCGCTTACGCGGCCGAGAGCCCGAACGGTTCGAGCGCGCCGCGCCCCGCGCGAACGAGCTCCGGCTCGTCGCCCGTCAGGTCGATCACCGTCGACGGCTCGCGCGGGCATGCGCCGCCGTCGATCACGAGGTCGACCTGCTTCTCGAGCCGCGCACGGATGTCGTCGGGATCGTTGAGCGGTTCGTCATCCGGCGGCAGGATCAGCGTCGTGCCGAGCAGCGGCTGGCCGAGCGATTCCAGCAACGCGAGCGTGATCGCGTGATCGGGCACGCGCAGCCCGATCGTCTTGCGCGACGGGTGCGACAGCCGGCGCGGCACTTCCTTCGTCGCCTGCAGGATGAATACGTACGGGCCCGGCGTCACCGACTTGATCTGCCGGTACTGGCGGTTGTCGACCATCGCGAAGTTGGCAAGCTCCGACAGGTCGCGCACGAGCAGCGACAGGTGCTGTTTCTCGTCGAGGCCGCGAATCCGGCGCACACGTTCCACCGCATCCTTGTCGTCGAGATGGCACGCGAGCGCATAGCTCGAATCGGTCGGCATCGCGACCACGCCGCCCTTGCTGATGATCTCCACGGCCTGCTTGATCAGGCGCGGCTGCGGATTATCCGGATGAATCCTGAAGAACTGGGACATGGAGGCACGTAAAGAGGGAGAAGTCGGATGCGCGCGTCGGCAACAATGCGGGCGGCGGACAGCCGCCCGGCGTCAGAGCCAGCGCTCCCAGACCGGTGTCAGGTCGGACGGCAACGGCGGCAGGCCGCCGAGCTCGACGCGGCCTTCGCCCGGCGCATGGAAATCCGAGCCGCGCGACACTTCGAAGCCGAAGCGGCGCGCAACGTCCGCGTATTCGCGGTACTGGTCGGGCGTGTGGCTGCCCGTGACGACCTCGATCGCGCGGCCGCCCAGATCGATGAACTCGCCGAAGAACGCGTCGAATTCGACGGGCGTATAGCGATAACGGCCCGGATGCGCGACCACGGCTTCGCCGCCCGCCGCGCGAATCCACGCGACCGCGTCGGACAGCGTCGCCCAGCGATGCGGGACGAACCCGGGCTTGCCGTCGCCGAGCAGGCGATCGAACACGTCGGACGTCGATTCGGCGTGGCCGTGCTCGACGAGAAAGCGCGCGAAGTGCGTGCGCGAGATCAGGTCGGGATTCGATACGTACTTCAGTGCGCCTTCGTACGCGTCGGGGATGCCGAGCGTCGCGAGCTGCGCGCCAATCGCCAGCGCGCGCGCCGCGCGGCCGTGGCGCGTGCGGTACAGGCCGTCGACGAGCGCCGGGTTCGCGGGATCGATGTTCAGGCCGACGATGTGCACGGTGCGCGACGCCCACGTGACCGAGATCTCGACGCCGCTCAGGTAGCGCATGCCGAGCGCTTCCGCCTCGCTGCGCGCCGCCGCCTGGCCGCCGATCTCGTCGTGGTCGGTCAGCGCCCACAGGGTCACGCCGCCGGCATG
The nucleotide sequence above comes from Burkholderia pyrrocinia. Encoded proteins:
- a CDS encoding 3',5'-nucleoside bisphosphate phosphatase; the protein is MNADLHCHSNVSDGLLSPADVARRAHAGGVTLWALTDHDEIGGQAAARSEAEALGMRYLSGVEISVTWASRTVHIVGLNIDPANPALVDGLYRTRHGRAARALAIGAQLATLGIPDAYEGALKYVSNPDLISRTHFARFLVEHGHAESTSDVFDRLLGDGKPGFVPHRWATLSDAVAWIRAAGGEAVVAHPGRYRYTPVEFDAFFGEFIDLGGRAIEVVTGSHTPDQYREYADVARRFGFEVSRGSDFHAPGEGRVELGGLPPLPSDLTPVWERWL
- a CDS encoding tryptophan--tRNA ligase, with the translated sequence MFPERIFSGMRPTGSLHLGHYHGVLKNWVKLQSEYPCFFCVVDWHALTTHYETPEVIEKNVWDVLIDWLASGIDPAQATLFIQSKVPEHAELALLLGMSTPLGWLERVPTYKEQMEKLKDKDLSTYGFLGYPVLMAADILLYRGSLVPVGEDQVPHVEMTREIARRFNYLYGREPGFEEKALEAAKKLGGKRSKLYHELRNAYQQEGEDEALEQARAMLQESQSLSMSDRERLFGYLEGARKIILVEPQALLTEASRMPGLDGQKMSKSYGNTIGLREDAETITKKVRTMPTDPARVRRTDPGDPDKCPVWQLHQVYTDEATHEWVQKGCRSAGIGCLDCKQPVVEGILREQQPMLERAQKYMDDPSLLRAIVADGCDKARKYATETMRDVRDAMGLSYN
- a CDS encoding class I SAM-dependent methyltransferase, with translation MSESVIAAAGGHVAQAEPSRWVAQWSRLVPAGSAVLDVAAGGGRHARWFASQGHPVVALDRDPAALAALRAIPGVDARGADLEGAPWPLPAGARFSAVIVTHYLHRPLWPHLLDAVAPGGVLIYETFAQGNETVGKPSNPAFLLAPGELLDAVHGRLRVVAYEDGFVAAPREAFVQRLCAVREGATPKAGAGIPRYELPG
- a CDS encoding site-2 protease family protein, whose protein sequence is MDASLIQTIAVYALPVIFAITLHEAAHGYAARLLGDNTAYVMGRVSFNPMRHIDPIGTIAIPLAMYFLTGGAFLFGYAKPVPVSFGNLRNPRWGSLWVALAGPACNFVQALIWGMLTLVLPAVGIDEPFFTRMAFAGVSANLVLGVLNLFPLPPLDGGRILAALLPPKQSIALSRIEPYGFIIVLVLVTTGVLTNFWLRPLVNVGYAVLSAILSPFASLF
- a CDS encoding L-threonylcarbamoyladenylate synthase, translating into MSQFFRIHPDNPQPRLIKQAVEIISKGGVVAMPTDSSYALACHLDDKDAVERVRRIRGLDEKQHLSLLVRDLSELANFAMVDNRQYRQIKSVTPGPYVFILQATKEVPRRLSHPSRKTIGLRVPDHAITLALLESLGQPLLGTTLILPPDDEPLNDPDDIRARLEKQVDLVIDGGACPREPSTVIDLTGDEPELVRAGRGALEPFGLSAA
- the dapA gene encoding 4-hydroxy-tetrahydrodipicolinate synthase, translating into MANGTQDGIQIRGSIPAIVTPMLEDGSLDLPAFRKLIDWHIAEGTDALVVVGTSGESATLNVEEHILMIRTAVEHAAKRIPIIAGAGGNSTAEAIELTKHAKAVGADATLQVVPYYNKPTQEGMYRHFRAIAEAVDLPVILYNVPGRTVADMAHETTLRLAQVPGIIGVKEATGNIDRAAHLIKAAPKHFAIYSGDDPTAIALMLLGGHGNISVTANVAPRAMSELCRAALAGDVQTARELHMKLLSLHKNLFIEANPIPVKWALQAMGKMQGGIRLPLTALDERCHDAVRSALVEAGVLA